One genomic segment of Acinetobacter sp. C26M includes these proteins:
- a CDS encoding TonB-dependent siderophore receptor: MNNQLRQSALNIAIKSILIFGAFSHHAFAQEQGASVLPTIKVAADDEKTEGSESFQAKSSRTSSKLKLSLKETPQSVSVITREQIEQRNLNIIDDVLAATPGVTVTKNDSERSNYSARGYAISNRQIDGMPIGENSPRVDSFFFDRIEVVKGATGLTGSTGNPSATINMIRKRPAKELTGSVATSFSRWNTIRNEADVSIPLTADGSVRSRVMAARREGESYMDYYSLETLAAMAMVEADITDQLTGSIGFQYQDNQPRGSTWGTVPYWNQDGSLANLPRNFSLANRWNTISQSDKTVFADLTYKFDNNWMIKAAASHSLSKSFWLMSYGGSGFPNQNDGTGVGVWSTVYPTSESKKTSLELFASGPFKLFNREHELVIGGNGFDRSTDSPGGFIDGIASNQLTCTKKVNNVTQPSNNIGDTCVINDWRTWDGNTTPKPGYTVTPSTKDAKQRNYGAYSTLKLNLTDDLKLIVGGRYSDYSATNGTKSDVKTDAFTPYFGTTYAINDIVTAYASYTDMFNPSSQKDRNNSFLEPETGKSYEAGLKASLLDDQLLATAAAFWSKKENVAIRDEEAIAAGITKTDDGGEPMKASGEGLKIEGFELEAIGRITPTWNITAGYTYVNSISSETVKASTTLPQNQVKIYTNFKLPEQLWDGANKFNIGFGVNWQSEVVSKSSSAPKNSDGYVRQDAYFLASANMGYTFNESFSANLQVNNLFDEKYYQQVGFYNGVYWGEPRNVTLSLRARF; this comes from the coding sequence ATGAACAATCAGCTTAGACAATCTGCTTTAAATATTGCGATAAAATCGATTCTTATTTTCGGGGCATTCTCACATCACGCTTTTGCGCAAGAACAGGGCGCAAGCGTACTCCCAACCATTAAGGTTGCAGCCGATGATGAAAAAACGGAAGGTAGTGAAAGCTTCCAAGCAAAATCATCTCGTACGTCCTCCAAGTTAAAACTTTCCTTAAAAGAAACACCACAATCAGTCAGTGTCATTACGCGTGAACAGATTGAGCAACGTAATCTCAATATTATTGATGATGTACTTGCAGCCACCCCAGGTGTTACGGTCACTAAAAACGATAGTGAACGCTCAAATTATTCTGCGCGAGGCTATGCGATTAGCAATCGTCAAATTGATGGCATGCCAATTGGAGAGAATAGCCCACGTGTTGATAGTTTTTTCTTTGACCGTATTGAAGTGGTGAAGGGGGCAACAGGTTTAACAGGATCTACAGGAAACCCGTCTGCAACCATCAATATGATTCGTAAACGACCTGCAAAAGAGTTGACGGGTTCGGTTGCTACGTCATTTAGTCGCTGGAATACCATTCGTAATGAGGCGGATGTTTCAATCCCTTTGACGGCTGATGGCAGTGTACGTAGCCGCGTGATGGCAGCACGACGTGAGGGTGAATCCTATATGGATTATTACTCTCTTGAAACCTTAGCAGCGATGGCGATGGTTGAAGCGGATATTACGGATCAATTAACAGGCAGTATTGGTTTTCAATATCAAGACAACCAACCACGTGGTTCAACATGGGGAACTGTACCATACTGGAATCAAGATGGTTCGCTGGCCAATTTACCGCGCAATTTCAGCTTGGCAAATCGCTGGAATACCATCAGTCAAAGTGATAAAACCGTATTTGCTGATTTGACCTATAAATTTGATAACAACTGGATGATTAAGGCAGCTGCTTCACATTCATTGTCCAAAAGTTTTTGGCTGATGTCTTATGGTGGCTCTGGTTTTCCTAATCAAAATGATGGAACTGGCGTTGGGGTTTGGTCAACAGTGTATCCAACATCTGAATCTAAAAAGACCAGCTTAGAGTTGTTTGCCAGTGGACCGTTTAAATTATTTAATCGTGAGCATGAGTTGGTCATAGGTGGAAATGGCTTTGATCGTTCTACGGACAGCCCGGGTGGATTTATTGATGGTATTGCCAGTAATCAATTGACTTGTACCAAGAAAGTGAACAACGTAACACAACCTTCTAATAATATTGGTGATACTTGTGTGATCAATGATTGGCGGACATGGGATGGTAATACAACGCCTAAACCTGGCTACACCGTTACCCCTTCGACTAAAGATGCAAAACAGCGTAATTATGGTGCATACAGCACCTTAAAGCTAAACCTGACAGATGATCTAAAATTGATTGTAGGGGGGCGTTATAGTGATTATTCAGCCACCAATGGTACGAAGAGTGATGTGAAAACCGATGCTTTTACGCCTTATTTCGGTACCACTTATGCGATCAACGATATTGTAACTGCCTATGCCAGTTATACCGATATGTTTAATCCAAGCAGCCAAAAAGACCGTAATAACAGTTTCTTAGAACCTGAAACAGGTAAAAGCTATGAGGCAGGTCTAAAAGCCAGTTTATTGGATGACCAACTTTTGGCAACTGCTGCTGCGTTCTGGTCGAAAAAAGAGAATGTTGCAATTCGTGATGAAGAGGCGATTGCAGCAGGCATAACTAAAACAGATGATGGTGGAGAGCCAATGAAAGCTTCGGGTGAGGGGTTGAAAATTGAAGGCTTTGAGCTGGAAGCAATTGGACGAATTACACCGACGTGGAATATTACTGCGGGTTATACCTATGTGAACAGCATAAGTTCAGAAACCGTAAAGGCTTCAACAACCCTTCCTCAGAATCAAGTCAAAATCTACACCAACTTCAAACTCCCTGAACAGCTATGGGACGGTGCCAACAAATTCAATATTGGTTTTGGTGTGAATTGGCAAAGTGAGGTGGTGAGTAAATCGAGCAGTGCACCTAAAAACTCAGATGGCTATGTACGACAAGATGCTTACTTCTTGGCAAGTGCCAATATGGGATATACCTTCAATGAATCATTCAGTGCAAACTTACAAGTGAATAATTTATTTGATGAAAAATATTATCAACAGGTCGGTTTCTACAATGGCGTTTATTGGGGCGAGCCACGTAACGTAACTTTATCACTGCGTGCAAGATTCTAA
- a CDS encoding TetR/AcrR family transcriptional regulator, which yields MNAGIEIGLLNITFVGVAAALGISHMALYKHISSLEELKYMIAEEIFTRWEIPLPSATRAVPLKDYLLEFMHSIRELVKSNPGLTPYLIRRMASTPSMVAKIGTHHQVVAQAYSLSLDQARWLNSTIAFHCIAVADTIYTVAGKEPTQAPDRASEEAEMEAEFMDSMQALIIGTLALLETKK from the coding sequence ATGAATGCAGGTATTGAGATCGGTTTACTCAACATCACTTTTGTTGGCGTTGCAGCGGCTTTGGGAATCAGCCATATGGCGTTGTACAAACACATTTCCAGCCTTGAAGAACTCAAGTACATGATTGCTGAAGAGATTTTCACACGATGGGAAATCCCGTTACCATCTGCAACCCGTGCTGTACCACTCAAAGATTATCTGCTTGAATTCATGCACTCTATTCGTGAATTAGTAAAGTCAAACCCGGGTCTGACGCCTTACTTAATTCGCAGAATGGCTTCTACCCCATCAATGGTGGCTAAAATTGGCACGCATCATCAAGTCGTTGCTCAAGCCTACTCGTTGTCGCTTGATCAAGCCCGTTGGCTCAATTCCACCATCGCCTTTCATTGTATTGCTGTGGCGGATACGATCTATACGGTGGCAGGGAAAGAACCCACTCAAGCACCAGACCGAGCCAGTGAAGAAGCAGAAATGGAAGCCGAATTTATGGACAGTATGCAGGCTTTAATTATTGGAACATTAGCCTTGCTTGAAACAAAAAAATGA
- a CDS encoding ABC transporter ATP-binding protein: MCASRVEQGRLQDSNPLNFILKPIRGYLVLASLTAVLGAMLSLLPVIGVVYLVKALSVDISILETGQITADTVTWVVMGICCLLIGMLLITLSEFIAHLADHKITGLLTQKITKRLTQVPLGWFTSRNSGEVKQLMQDDIGLLHSLTAHFFPAFGRAIGTILIAAIFLFMMDWRMAVLALLPFVGFFLFLRKALHASESNIQEFATQLGHINSAAVEFIHAIPIVKTFGQTGQASASYQQAVYSFAQAFKSFTRPLVKSMAHAHALISPITILGVVLIGAALFSYLGWSHPLDVLPFVLVAPAISAPVLLLHTLLHDVHASQGAAQRVLTLLKTPILDVVSPQQLLPIQDSQICFNQVSYAYDAKHPVVSQLNFSLQPNTVTAIVGPSGAGKSTIAQLLLRFFDPTEGHITLGGIDLREIAPSVLYQHIGFVLQDTRLIHASIAENIALGRSTATQAEIEQAAKAANVHQRIMAEAKQYAAIVGDDIQLSGGERQRIAIARAILLNSPVLVLDEATAAADVENEIAIQEALAVLAQGRTVLVIAHRLNTIMHADQIIVLDQGKVIEHGTHTALLNNRALYAQLWSHTEKHASGLQGVETC, translated from the coding sequence ATGTGTGCAAGTCGTGTAGAACAAGGTCGGCTCCAAGATTCCAATCCTTTAAATTTCATATTAAAGCCAATACGTGGGTATTTAGTTTTAGCCTCATTGACTGCAGTGCTAGGGGCGATGTTAAGTTTGCTTCCTGTGATCGGTGTTGTTTATCTGGTCAAAGCACTTTCAGTCGATATCAGTATTTTAGAGACAGGACAAATCACTGCCGATACCGTCACTTGGGTTGTGATGGGAATATGCTGTTTGTTAATCGGTATGTTGTTGATCACGCTCAGTGAGTTTATTGCCCATTTGGCTGACCATAAAATTACCGGTTTATTGACCCAAAAAATTACCAAACGGTTGACTCAAGTTCCGCTGGGTTGGTTTACAAGTCGAAACTCTGGCGAAGTAAAACAACTGATGCAGGATGATATTGGTCTACTACATAGTTTAACGGCACATTTTTTCCCAGCATTTGGTCGAGCCATCGGCACGATTTTAATCGCTGCCATTTTTCTATTCATGATGGATTGGCGTATGGCTGTTTTGGCTTTATTGCCATTTGTGGGCTTTTTCCTTTTTTTACGCAAAGCATTACATGCCAGTGAAAGTAATATTCAGGAGTTTGCAACGCAACTTGGGCATATTAATAGTGCTGCGGTTGAGTTTATTCATGCAATTCCGATTGTAAAAACATTTGGCCAGACGGGGCAGGCTTCTGCATCTTATCAACAAGCTGTGTATTCATTTGCTCAGGCATTTAAATCCTTTACTCGTCCACTCGTAAAGTCTATGGCACATGCGCACGCACTCATTTCACCGATTACCATTTTGGGTGTTGTTTTGATTGGTGCTGCTTTATTCAGTTATTTAGGCTGGTCACATCCGCTTGATGTATTACCTTTTGTATTGGTCGCACCCGCAATTTCTGCGCCTGTGCTATTGCTGCATACCTTGTTGCATGATGTACATGCCAGTCAGGGGGCGGCACAGAGGGTATTAACACTATTAAAAACACCTATATTAGACGTTGTTTCACCGCAGCAATTATTACCAATTCAAGACAGTCAGATTTGTTTTAATCAGGTCAGCTATGCCTATGATGCAAAGCATCCTGTGGTTTCTCAGCTGAATTTTTCGCTTCAGCCTAACACTGTTACCGCAATTGTTGGGCCTTCTGGGGCTGGGAAATCAACCATTGCCCAATTGCTATTACGATTTTTTGACCCAACTGAAGGGCATATCACATTGGGTGGTATTGATCTTCGGGAAATTGCGCCCTCTGTGCTGTATCAGCATATTGGCTTTGTGTTACAGGACACGCGACTGATCCATGCCAGTATCGCTGAGAATATTGCACTTGGGCGCTCGACTGCGACTCAGGCAGAAATTGAGCAGGCTGCAAAAGCTGCAAATGTGCATCAACGTATTATGGCTGAAGCTAAACAATATGCTGCGATTGTGGGTGACGATATTCAGTTATCGGGTGGTGAACGGCAAAGAATCGCGATTGCTCGGGCAATCTTGTTGAATTCACCAGTACTGGTTTTAGATGAGGCAACAGCGGCAGCAGATGTCGAAAATGAAATTGCCATTCAGGAGGCACTTGCAGTTCTGGCACAAGGGCGAACGGTTTTAGTGATTGCACATCGTTTGAATACGATTATGCATGCGGATCAGATTATTGTGCTTGATCAAGGCAAAGTGATTGAACATGGAACACATACCGCACTGTTAAACAACCGAGCCTTGTATGCCCAATTATGGTCACATACTGAAAAACATGCCTCAGGCTTACAAGGAGTAGAGACATGCTAA
- a CDS encoding ABC transporter ATP-binding protein yields MLKTFTRLLGDDIAVFYRYISITVFYGLICGVSILLLAFILSQLLLGQFDQIMLWLSVLVITVILCWLLRRIVEQMGIRVGIAVLERARLGLGNHVAGLAVGWFNPQNTASFNHLVTQGMMSVAQLPAHVFTPLITGVVTPLIIVIALLLTHSLLGLIALIAIPIMVAVFWLSSKIAHHSDQVYQQRFAETSQRMVEFAQAQSVFRAFNGEGDSQRFLDDAIRQQRRSGLKLIILSSCAAVLNIWVIQAVFILMLMTVVFWLPFQAVDTTTVAAFASLGVSLLLICRFVDALLEVAGYSEVLRHAKSQLAAIQAIFNEHPLHESQAVQPLCDHSIEFKDVYFRYQDDQPYVLQGVDLRVASGSMTALIGASGSGKTSLTKLVARFFDANRGQVLVGGVDVKQLPYTQLIGQISQIFQENYLFAGSIGENIRMGNSNATDDQVMQVVEQVGIAEMLARLPEGLNTLVGEGGVRLSGGERQRIAIARALIKDAPILLVDEATAALDPENQAIICELLNQLRGQKTILVIAHQLATIAAADQIIVLDQGQVVEQGTPQQLRLMQGHYSRYLQQSQMIKGWQIGQAPQVARQLQCP; encoded by the coding sequence ATGCTAAAAACCTTTACTCGATTATTGGGCGATGACATAGCTGTTTTTTATCGTTACATCAGCATCACCGTGTTCTATGGTCTGATTTGTGGTGTGAGCATTCTGCTATTGGCCTTTATCTTGTCACAATTATTACTCGGACAGTTTGATCAAATTATGCTGTGGCTGAGTGTATTGGTGATCACTGTCATTCTCTGTTGGTTGCTCCGACGGATTGTAGAGCAGATGGGTATACGGGTGGGGATTGCCGTTTTAGAACGTGCGCGTTTAGGTCTTGGCAACCATGTCGCTGGCTTAGCGGTAGGGTGGTTTAATCCGCAAAATACAGCAAGCTTTAATCATCTGGTGACGCAGGGCATGATGTCTGTAGCGCAACTGCCTGCACACGTTTTTACCCCCTTAATTACAGGCGTAGTTACGCCACTGATTATTGTTATTGCTTTATTGCTGACTCATAGCCTGCTTGGATTGATCGCACTCATTGCAATTCCGATTATGGTCGCGGTGTTCTGGTTGAGTTCGAAAATTGCGCATCATAGCGATCAGGTTTATCAACAAAGATTTGCTGAAACAAGTCAACGGATGGTGGAGTTTGCACAGGCTCAATCGGTTTTCCGTGCTTTTAATGGAGAAGGCGATAGCCAGCGTTTTTTAGACGATGCAATCAGGCAGCAACGTCGCTCAGGTCTAAAACTCATCATATTGTCATCCTGTGCAGCCGTTTTAAATATCTGGGTGATTCAAGCTGTGTTCATCTTGATGTTGATGACGGTTGTATTCTGGTTGCCTTTTCAAGCCGTTGATACCACCACCGTGGCTGCATTTGCCAGTCTGGGTGTTTCTTTATTATTGATTTGCCGATTTGTTGATGCCTTGCTTGAGGTTGCTGGTTATAGCGAGGTTTTACGTCATGCCAAGAGCCAACTTGCGGCAATACAAGCTATTTTTAACGAACATCCCTTGCACGAATCCCAAGCTGTTCAACCCTTGTGTGATCACTCGATAGAATTTAAAGATGTCTATTTCCGCTATCAAGATGATCAGCCTTATGTATTGCAAGGCGTAGATTTACGAGTTGCATCTGGCAGTATGACCGCACTGATTGGGGCATCAGGTTCAGGTAAAACCAGCTTAACTAAATTGGTTGCTCGTTTCTTTGATGCAAACCGAGGACAGGTTCTGGTTGGTGGTGTTGATGTAAAGCAACTGCCTTATACGCAGTTGATAGGGCAGATCAGTCAGATTTTCCAAGAAAATTATTTGTTTGCTGGCAGTATCGGAGAGAACATTCGGATGGGTAACTCGAATGCAACAGATGATCAAGTCATGCAGGTGGTTGAGCAGGTGGGAATCGCAGAAATGCTTGCCCGTTTGCCTGAGGGGCTTAACACGCTGGTTGGTGAGGGTGGTGTACGCTTATCTGGCGGTGAAAGACAACGGATTGCGATTGCCCGTGCTTTGATTAAGGATGCGCCTATTCTCTTGGTCGATGAAGCGACAGCAGCTTTAGATCCTGAAAATCAGGCCATTATCTGTGAGTTGTTGAATCAGCTACGTGGTCAAAAAACCATTTTGGTGATTGCACATCAGTTGGCAACAATCGCTGCTGCAGATCAGATTATTGTGTTGGATCAGGGGCAAGTCGTTGAGCAAGGGACCCCTCAACAATTACGTTTGATGCAGGGGCATTATTCACGTTATTTGCAACAAAGCCAGATGATTAAAGGGTGGCAGATTGGACAAGCCCCTCAAGTTGCGAGACAACTGCAATGCCCTTGA
- a CDS encoding iron chelate uptake ABC transporter family permease subunit produces the protein MPLILVISFCLLCILSLLIGAQQLEWSALFSQSSDVWLTLTASRIPRLLAIILTGVGLSICGVILQHIVRNRFVEPGTTGGLDAAKLGILISLTLIPTATLITKMIFAMLFCLLASVLFIAIIRGIRFRNTVLIPVIGLIYGSVLSALAEFYAYQNNILQSMQAWLLGDFSRVVQGHYEIIFIIFPVVILTYVFAHRLTVLGMGEEMATSLGLGYASTVTIGLLLVAITISVTVITVGAIPFVGLVIPNLVALKYGENLAKTLPIVALSGACLLLFCDIIGRSLLYPFEVPIGLTAGGVGGLVFLILILRGLRT, from the coding sequence ATGCCCTTGATTTTAGTGATTAGCTTTTGTCTGCTGTGCATCCTTTCACTTTTGATTGGTGCTCAGCAGCTAGAGTGGTCAGCATTGTTTAGCCAGTCTAGTGATGTTTGGCTGACCTTGACTGCGAGTCGAATTCCTCGCTTGCTTGCCATTATTTTGACTGGGGTTGGTCTATCGATCTGCGGTGTAATTTTGCAGCATATTGTGCGTAATCGCTTTGTTGAACCTGGTACAACTGGAGGGTTGGATGCAGCAAAGCTCGGCATTCTGATCTCCTTAACACTAATTCCAACAGCAACGCTCATTACGAAAATGATTTTTGCAATGTTGTTTTGCTTGTTGGCCAGTGTACTTTTTATCGCAATCATCCGTGGTATTCGATTTCGAAACACCGTATTGATTCCAGTTATTGGTTTGATCTATGGCAGTGTTCTGAGTGCATTGGCCGAATTCTATGCTTATCAAAATAATATTCTACAAAGCATGCAAGCTTGGCTACTCGGTGATTTTTCCCGTGTAGTACAAGGCCATTATGAAATCATTTTCATTATCTTTCCTGTAGTCATATTGACCTATGTCTTTGCACATCGTTTGACAGTGCTTGGTATGGGCGAGGAGATGGCGACGAGCCTTGGCCTTGGTTATGCAAGCACGGTCACAATCGGTTTGCTTTTGGTGGCAATTACCATTTCCGTCACGGTTATCACCGTCGGTGCCATTCCTTTTGTTGGCTTGGTGATTCCAAATCTGGTGGCATTGAAATATGGAGAGAATCTTGCCAAAACATTGCCTATCGTGGCCCTGAGTGGCGCTTGTTTACTGCTCTTTTGCGACATTATTGGACGCAGCCTTCTCTATCCATTTGAAGTCCCGATTGGGCTGACCGCTGGCGGTGTCGGGGGGCTGGTCTTTCTCATATTGATTTTGAGAGGGCTTCGCACATGA
- a CDS encoding iron chelate uptake ABC transporter family permease subunit translates to MNNNTKLGLIIFVAIGLAIGFVFMGSGFDFDHVIPKRLLRLATIILGGICVAFSSIIFQTLVGNRILTPSIMGYEAVYLLWQVMLLFLMGTQTLPWFGVEGHFFVSILVMLLYSWLIHRYLLTREQMDVFQLLLIGLVLTMVMGTATQFVQLKISPGEFSVFQALSYASFNRVQPTTLIYATPIVLVIFLLLRKRLAILDVLVLGREQAISLGIDHHQAMQFYLALIALLLAISTSLIGPTAFMGVFIANTAYALVGNLKHKFSLAVGCVIAISIFLVAQILVEHVFNYKTTVSILVNLVCGIYFLTLMLRARGLT, encoded by the coding sequence ATGAACAACAATACAAAGTTGGGTTTGATTATTTTCGTAGCGATTGGATTGGCGATTGGATTTGTGTTTATGGGTTCAGGTTTTGATTTTGACCATGTTATTCCTAAACGTCTGTTACGGTTGGCTACGATTATATTGGGCGGCATCTGTGTTGCATTTTCCTCGATTATATTTCAGACCCTCGTCGGTAACCGTATTTTGACGCCCTCCATTATGGGTTATGAAGCAGTTTACTTATTGTGGCAGGTCATGCTGCTGTTTCTGATGGGAACGCAAACACTGCCTTGGTTTGGGGTAGAGGGGCATTTTTTTGTCTCGATCTTGGTCATGCTGCTTTATTCATGGCTGATACATCGATATCTATTGACACGTGAGCAGATGGATGTGTTTCAGCTGTTGCTGATCGGCTTGGTATTGACCATGGTGATGGGCACTGCAACACAGTTTGTTCAGCTCAAAATCAGCCCCGGAGAATTCTCAGTTTTCCAAGCGTTAAGTTATGCCTCATTTAATCGTGTACAGCCCACGACACTGATTTATGCTACCCCAATTGTATTGGTGATCTTTTTATTATTACGCAAAAGGTTAGCAATTTTAGATGTCTTGGTTTTGGGGCGCGAACAAGCGATTTCTTTAGGAATTGATCATCATCAAGCGATGCAATTTTATCTGGCATTGATTGCTTTATTGCTTGCAATTTCGACCAGTTTAATTGGTCCTACCGCATTTATGGGCGTGTTTATTGCCAACACAGCCTATGCGCTTGTCGGCAATCTCAAGCATAAATTTAGTTTGGCAGTGGGATGTGTCATTGCGATTAGCATCTTTCTTGTAGCTCAGATTTTGGTTGAGCATGTTTTTAATTACAAAACCACGGTCAGTATTTTGGTCAATCTGGTCTGCGGTATTTATTTTCTAACACTGATGCTTCGTGCCAGAGGTTTGACATGA
- a CDS encoding ATP-binding cassette domain-containing protein yields the protein MIKIHNLHKSYGNKSVITNLNLEFPSQQITSLIGPNGAGKSTLLMMMARLSRADHGEILFKQKNIAEIKIAEYAKHVATLRQSPDFKLRMTVEELVAYGRFPYSHGKLTATDQDLVNAAIQFLNLEALRSSYLDELSGGQRQMAFLAMTIAQQTDVLLLDEPLNNLDMKHAVQIMQALRRLCDEQGRTIILVIHDINFAANYSDHIVALKHGNLHFSGPTQQVMTEQRLSDLYELDFEISNSTRGYMCNYFNSAGV from the coding sequence ATGATTAAAATTCACAACCTGCATAAATCGTATGGCAATAAGTCTGTCATTACCAACCTCAATCTTGAATTCCCCTCACAACAAATCACCTCATTGATCGGTCCGAATGGTGCAGGTAAATCAACTTTACTGATGATGATGGCTCGTTTATCTAGGGCTGATCATGGCGAGATCCTGTTTAAGCAGAAAAACATTGCAGAGATCAAGATTGCAGAATATGCCAAGCATGTTGCCACGCTGCGTCAATCACCTGATTTTAAGTTGCGAATGACAGTTGAAGAATTAGTGGCATATGGCCGATTTCCATATAGCCACGGCAAGCTGACAGCAACAGACCAAGATCTGGTTAATGCGGCGATTCAATTTTTAAACTTGGAAGCACTACGCAGCTCTTATCTGGATGAATTGAGTGGTGGACAGCGACAGATGGCTTTTTTAGCCATGACCATTGCGCAGCAAACCGATGTTCTGCTTTTAGATGAACCTTTAAATAATTTAGATATGAAACATGCGGTTCAGATCATGCAAGCCTTGCGACGTTTGTGTGACGAGCAGGGGCGTACGATTATTTTAGTCATACATGACATCAATTTTGCAGCCAATTATTCAGATCATATTGTCGCATTAAAACACGGCAATCTTCATTTTAGCGGTCCAACTCAACAAGTGATGACAGAACAGCGCTTAAGTGATCTGTATGAACTTGATTTTGAAATTAGCAACAGCACACGCGGCTATATGTGCAATTACTTCAACTCAGCTGGAGTTTGA
- a CDS encoding siderophore ABC transporter substrate-binding protein has translation MKRNIKLWGLAGAVSAAILLSACHPPPTASSQTEQKREAPILVKHQLGTTRIEYYPQRVAVLDMNEADFLDQLAVPIAGMPKDFIPHFLQKYRDQHNVQDLGSIVQPNMERIYTLKPDLILMTPLQADKYKELSEIAPTLHYDINFNNSQQHHIEMIKAHLQTLGQIFNKQELAAEKVAELDAKVAQVRTITADRPEKALVVLHNNGAFSNFGVQSRYGFVFNALGVKPASTVADTSLHGQPISSEFIKQADPDILFIVDRTAVMEHRATINADNVSNPLLRQTKAWKTGKVIFVDADAWYTTAASPTAMHILIDDVIKGYQP, from the coding sequence ATGAAAAGGAATATCAAATTATGGGGGCTGGCAGGTGCAGTGAGTGCTGCAATTCTACTGTCAGCATGTCATCCACCACCGACAGCATCATCTCAGACTGAACAAAAACGGGAAGCCCCGATTCTTGTCAAACATCAATTAGGTACAACACGGATTGAGTATTATCCGCAACGTGTTGCAGTGCTGGATATGAATGAAGCCGATTTTCTCGATCAGCTTGCGGTTCCGATTGCAGGCATGCCCAAAGATTTTATCCCGCATTTTCTGCAAAAGTATCGGGATCAACACAATGTGCAAGATCTAGGGTCAATTGTGCAGCCCAATATGGAGCGGATTTATACGCTTAAACCCGACCTTATACTAATGACGCCATTGCAAGCAGATAAGTATAAAGAACTGAGTGAAATTGCTCCGACACTGCACTATGACATTAATTTTAATAATAGCCAGCAGCATCATATTGAAATGATTAAAGCTCATTTACAGACGTTGGGGCAGATTTTTAATAAACAGGAATTGGCGGCTGAAAAAGTTGCTGAATTAGATGCCAAAGTTGCACAAGTACGCACAATAACCGCGGATCGACCTGAAAAAGCCTTGGTGGTTTTACATAACAATGGCGCATTTAGTAATTTTGGGGTGCAGTCACGTTATGGCTTTGTCTTTAATGCTTTGGGGGTAAAGCCTGCCAGTACAGTGGCTGATACCAGTTTGCATGGACAGCCGATTTCCAGTGAGTTTATTAAACAGGCTGATCCCGACATTCTATTTATTGTAGATCGAACTGCGGTGATGGAACATCGAGCCACGATCAATGCAGACAATGTTAGTAACCCCTTATTACGTCAAACCAAAGCATGGAAAACTGGAAAAGTCATTTTTGTAGATGCCGATGCTTGGTACACCACGGCCGCGAGTCCGACCGCGATGCATATCTTGATCGATGATGTGATCAAAGGATATCAACCATGA